ACCGGCGGCAGTGCGGCCGCGATGAGGTCGGTGGCGATCGCGACCGCGAGGAACAGCGGCGGCAGCAGTTGCACCGCGAAACGCCCGTAGAGCGGCACCGCGTGCACGGCCGCCGCCGCGAACGCGGTCACCACGGGCGCGGCCAGCACCAGCCCCAGCACCCACCGCGGCCCGCCCCGCCAGCCGGGCACCCGCCCGGCCGCACCGGGCACCTCCGCAGCAGCCGGGCCGGGTGCGGTGGCCGGGCCGGGTGCGGTGGCCGGGCCGGGTGCGGTGGCGAGGTCGGGTGCGGTGGCGAGGTCGACGGTGGTGGAGCGGCGTGGCAGGGTGGCTGCCGCGATCATGCCCGTGACCGCCAGCAGCCAGAAGAGGACGGCGAGCCACCACGGCACGCCGATCGGGTCGCCGGCCAGCGTGAGCGGCCGGGCGAGCAGCCAGCGCGCGGTCGGCACCAGGCCGTCGGGCGGGAATCCGAGGCGGGCGTTGAGCGCGGCGAGCGTGTCGTCGCCGAGCGCGTACCGCAGCGCCAGCAGGTAGTGCGCGCCGACCGACGCGGCCCACAGCGCGATGCCGGCGGCGTGCCGCCGCGCGGTGGTGAGCCAGCCGGTCTCCCGGACCGCGACGGCCAGCACGACCAGCGCGACGCCGGGCGTCGCCATGATCGCGGCGGTGCTGAACAGTCCACCGATCGCGGCCGCGATCCAGAGGTACAGCGCGGGCGGGCCCGCGGCCGGCCGGCGGGTGGCGGATACCGCCAGCACCAGCAGCAGGAGCACCGTGAACGCGTCCGCGGAATACTGTTTGAGCTCGGTGGCGTACCGGATCAGCGAGCCGTTCACCGCGAGCAGCGTGACCAGCGCGAGCGTGCCCGCGGGGCCGAGCAGGCGGCGGCCGGCCCAGTACGCGAGCACCAGCGTGCCGACGCCGAACAGCAGCGGGACGAGCCGCAGCGCCAGGCCCCCGTCGCCGAGCACCAGGTACACCACCCGCTGCAGCCAGAGCCACCCGATCGGTGCGCTCTGGTCGTGGGCGAGGTCGGTGGCGAGACCGGCGAACCCACGGTCCCGGATGTTGATAGCGATCATCTGCTCGTCGAGCCACAACGGTTGGTCCGCCAGCCAGCGGACGATCCGGGCGGCCGAGCCGAGGAGGACGACGAGGAGAGCCATTATGCGCACGATCGGCAGATGATAACGCCGTTTTGTCAGAGTTCCGCAGGAGGGCCGACCAGGTCACCACACGTCATCACGCGCGTGCCGACAGCTTCGATCGCGCTGGTCAGCCCTCGGACGGACGGTCAGGCCGCGAGTTCCCGCAGCGTCGTGTCGAGCGTGGTGAACATGGTGTCATCGCCGCCCT
This genomic window from Catenuloplanes niger contains:
- a CDS encoding glycosyltransferase family 39 protein, with the protein product MALLVVLLGSAARIVRWLADQPLWLDEQMIAINIRDRGFAGLATDLAHDQSAPIGWLWLQRVVYLVLGDGGLALRLVPLLFGVGTLVLAYWAGRRLLGPAGTLALVTLLAVNGSLIRYATELKQYSADAFTVLLLLVLAVSATRRPAAGPPALYLWIAAAIGGLFSTAAIMATPGVALVVLAVAVRETGWLTTARRHAAGIALWAASVGAHYLLALRYALGDDTLAALNARLGFPPDGLVPTARWLLARPLTLAGDPIGVPWWLAVLFWLLAVTGMIAAATLPRRSTTVDLATAPDLATAPGPATAPGPATAPGPAAAEVPGAAGRVPGWRGGPRWVLGLVLAAPVVTAFAAAAVHAVPLYGRFAVQLLPPLFLAVAIATDLIAAALPPVLRSPAALRRPATAARSLTAAGGAVVLAALAIFAVAPAAVGATRPAPLTNGVDDRAAIAALTAAYRPGDLVVVTPSSWPAVEWYAGATTFAPVLLLHTTCNRSGPVLEQVAPDYARVLVYLGMQAGGTPGEAKVAAMLARHGTVTGPERFGAGALYTLTLGPAGPSPLAAVELTRDDCLKVIAVDG